Proteins from a genomic interval of Ensifer canadensis:
- a CDS encoding Ldh family oxidoreductase produces MSETTTLTIAAVQERVEAIFRRAGLNAVQAGALARVIVAGERDACKSHGIYRIEGALRTVKAGKVKPDATPELLPQEGSAIVKVNAMGGFANPAFELGLPVLAERARTLGLAALVINDCTHFSALWPEAEGLTDMGLAGLVMCPSYATVAPTGGNKPLLGTNPFAFAWPREGRPPYVFDFATSVAARGEIELHRRAGKPLPEGWAIDASGNPTTDPDAALAGAMLPFGGHKGSAIGTMIELLAGIMIGDLTSPEVLDYLGTTTLAPFHGELIIAFSPEAFAAGRPGNPFDRAEVLFDAILGQGARLPSQRRFAARAKSEVDGITLTAAEMEQLERLHTLGLDAVA; encoded by the coding sequence ATGAGTGAGACCACCACCCTGACAATCGCCGCAGTTCAGGAGCGGGTCGAGGCGATCTTCCGCAGGGCCGGGCTCAATGCCGTCCAGGCCGGCGCCCTTGCGCGGGTGATCGTGGCAGGCGAACGCGACGCCTGCAAGTCGCATGGCATCTACCGTATCGAAGGCGCGCTGCGCACCGTCAAGGCCGGTAAGGTAAAGCCGGACGCCACTCCCGAGCTTCTGCCGCAAGAAGGCTCGGCGATCGTCAAGGTCAATGCCATGGGTGGTTTTGCCAATCCGGCCTTCGAGCTTGGCCTGCCTGTTCTCGCCGAGCGTGCCCGAACCCTGGGGCTTGCGGCCCTCGTCATCAATGACTGCACCCATTTCTCGGCGCTCTGGCCCGAGGCGGAAGGACTGACGGATATGGGCCTTGCCGGGCTCGTCATGTGCCCGAGCTATGCGACGGTCGCGCCGACCGGCGGCAACAAGCCGTTGCTCGGCACCAACCCGTTTGCCTTCGCCTGGCCGCGCGAAGGCCGTCCGCCCTATGTCTTCGACTTTGCGACCTCCGTTGCCGCACGCGGCGAGATCGAGCTGCACCGCCGTGCCGGCAAGCCGCTGCCGGAGGGCTGGGCGATCGACGCGTCGGGCAATCCGACGACCGATCCGGATGCCGCACTTGCTGGCGCCATGCTGCCGTTCGGTGGCCATAAGGGTTCGGCCATCGGCACGATGATCGAACTCCTGGCCGGCATCATGATCGGCGACCTGACTAGCCCGGAAGTGCTCGACTATCTCGGCACCACCACATTGGCGCCGTTCCATGGCGAACTGATCATCGCCTTCTCGCCGGAGGCATTTGCCGCCGGGCGTCCCGGCAATCCGTTCGACCGCGCCGAGGTCCTGTTTGACGCCATTCTCGGCCAGGGCGCGCGCCTGCCGTCTCAGCGCCGCTTCGCCGCCCGCGCAAAGTCTGAGGTCGATGGCATCACCCTGACGGCCGCCGAGATGGAGCAACTCGAGCGCCTGCACACACTTGGGCTCGATGCCGTGGCGTAA
- a CDS encoding NIPSNAP family protein, whose protein sequence is MTVFTMSEPLTATDDPTNAIVELRRYRLRPNTRETLIDLFDREFIEPQEAQGMSVMGQFRDLDDPDSFVWLRGFRDMPSRAAALNSFYTGPVWAAHREQANGTMINSDNVLLLRPASPDTGFARSGVTRAASGAADVRRGLVVATICYLAPRTDDAFAVFFEAVVRPYLEQTSATVLAALVTEQSPNTFPRLPVREGETVFVWFSAFPSLAAYETHLAELAHSETWITEVVSEMERRTWRQNEVLRLTPTARSLLP, encoded by the coding sequence ATGACTGTATTCACAATGAGCGAACCACTGACGGCTACGGACGATCCGACCAACGCGATCGTTGAACTGCGGCGGTATCGGCTTCGGCCGAACACCAGGGAGACGCTGATCGACCTGTTCGATCGCGAGTTCATCGAACCCCAGGAAGCGCAGGGAATGAGCGTGATGGGACAATTCCGCGACCTTGATGATCCCGACAGCTTTGTATGGCTGCGAGGCTTTCGCGACATGCCGTCCCGCGCAGCGGCATTGAACTCGTTCTATACGGGCCCGGTGTGGGCAGCTCACCGCGAGCAGGCGAACGGAACGATGATCAATTCGGACAACGTTCTGCTCCTGCGGCCCGCATCGCCCGATACCGGCTTTGCGCGGTCGGGCGTCACGCGCGCCGCCTCTGGCGCGGCGGATGTACGGCGCGGTCTTGTGGTTGCGACGATCTGTTATCTCGCACCACGCACGGACGACGCGTTTGCCGTGTTCTTTGAAGCCGTTGTCAGGCCATATCTGGAGCAAACCTCGGCTACGGTGTTGGCAGCATTGGTCACCGAGCAGAGCCCGAACACTTTCCCCAGGCTGCCTGTGCGCGAAGGGGAGACCGTCTTCGTCTGGTTCTCCGCTTTCCCCAGTCTGGCTGCCTACGAGACGCATCTTGCCGAACTTGCGCACTCCGAGACCTGGATCACGGAGGTCGTTTCGGAGATGGAGCGGCGAACGTGGCGGCAGAACGAGGTGTTGCGGCTGACGCCGACGGCACGATCCCTGCTGCCGTGA
- a CDS encoding TetR/AcrR family transcriptional regulator yields the protein MSERPTSSHRRMNDPEGLRQRLVDAAYAAFSTRGYHSSALHDLKREAGVTSGALAHHFPTKKALGLAVIQDRVAEAVELTWITPVNLATTTADGIQAVFAAIISELERKGAVSGCPLNNLALELSREDEDFQAAIEAIFMRWRSAIADKLRGDLRAAPVHDFDSEAMATLVVATYSGAMAMAKASQSVAPLKICAAQLTSIIRNQTLLGREP from the coding sequence ATGTCGGAACGACCTACCTCGTCGCATAGACGCATGAACGATCCCGAAGGACTAAGGCAGCGGCTTGTGGATGCTGCCTACGCTGCATTCTCGACCCGCGGCTACCATTCCAGTGCCCTCCACGACTTGAAGCGCGAGGCGGGCGTCACGAGTGGAGCGCTCGCCCATCATTTCCCCACCAAGAAGGCCCTTGGCCTCGCCGTTATTCAGGATCGGGTGGCGGAAGCCGTCGAGTTGACCTGGATCACGCCAGTCAATCTTGCGACGACGACGGCCGACGGTATCCAAGCGGTGTTCGCAGCCATCATTTCCGAACTGGAGCGGAAAGGGGCAGTGTCGGGCTGTCCGTTGAACAATCTCGCTCTTGAACTGTCGCGCGAGGACGAAGATTTCCAGGCCGCGATCGAGGCGATCTTCATGCGTTGGAGGTCAGCCATCGCCGACAAGCTAAGGGGCGACCTCCGGGCGGCCCCCGTTCACGATTTCGATTCTGAGGCCATGGCAACCCTGGTCGTAGCAACCTATTCCGGTGCGATGGCGATGGCGAAAGCATCCCAGTCCGTGGCTCCCCTGAAGATCTGCGCCGCGCAGCTAACGTCGATCATTCGAAATCAGACGTTGCTGGGGCGCGAACCTTAA
- a CDS encoding dihydrodipicolinate synthase family protein, with protein sequence MKAKIFSGVIPALMTPCNDDRSPNFDALVRKGKELIAQGMSAVVYCGSMGDWPLLTDAQRMEGVERLVKAGIPVIVGTGAVNTASAVAHAAHAQKVGAQGLMVIPRVLSRGSVVAAQKNHFKAILSAAPDLPAVIYNSPYYGFATRADLFFALRAEHPNLVGFKEFGGAADMRYAAENITSRDDGVSLMIGVDTAVFHGFVNCGATGAITGIGCVLPKEVIHMCNLSRAAAEGDVDARLRALELEQALAVLSSFDEGPDLVLYFKHMMVLKGDKEYTLHFNETDALSESQRGYVEAQFKLFNSWYAAWSKLPGAVQTYKG encoded by the coding sequence ATGAAGGCCAAGATTTTCTCCGGCGTCATTCCTGCGCTGATGACCCCGTGCAACGACGACCGCAGCCCCAACTTCGATGCGCTGGTGCGCAAAGGCAAGGAACTGATCGCCCAGGGCATGTCCGCAGTCGTCTACTGCGGTTCGATGGGTGACTGGCCGCTTTTGACCGACGCGCAGCGCATGGAAGGCGTGGAGCGCCTGGTCAAGGCCGGCATTCCGGTTATCGTCGGCACCGGCGCCGTCAATACCGCTTCTGCCGTCGCCCATGCGGCCCACGCCCAGAAGGTCGGCGCCCAGGGCCTGATGGTTATCCCCCGCGTGCTTTCGCGCGGCTCGGTCGTTGCCGCCCAGAAGAACCACTTCAAGGCCATCCTCTCGGCTGCCCCGGACCTGCCGGCGGTGATTTACAACAGCCCCTACTACGGCTTTGCCACCCGCGCCGACCTGTTCTTCGCGCTGCGCGCCGAACATCCGAACCTCGTCGGCTTCAAGGAATTCGGCGGCGCCGCCGACATGCGCTATGCGGCCGAGAACATCACCAGCCGTGACGATGGCGTCTCGCTGATGATCGGCGTCGACACGGCTGTGTTCCACGGCTTCGTCAACTGCGGCGCAACCGGCGCCATCACTGGCATCGGCTGCGTGCTGCCGAAGGAAGTCATCCACATGTGCAACCTGTCGCGGGCAGCCGCCGAAGGCGACGTCGATGCACGCCTGCGCGCGCTGGAACTGGAACAGGCGCTCGCCGTGCTTTCCTCCTTCGACGAAGGCCCGGATCTGGTTCTCTACTTCAAGCACATGATGGTGCTGAAGGGTGACAAGGAATACACGCTGCACTTCAACGAGACCGACGCCCTGTCGGAAAGCCAGCGCGGCTATGTCGAAGCGCAGTTCAAGCTGTTCAACAGCTGGTATGCCGCGTGGAGCAAGCTCCCGGGCGCAGTGCAGACATACAAGGGCTGA